A part of Streptomyces sp. NBC_01497 genomic DNA contains:
- a CDS encoding N-acetylmuramoyl-L-alanine amidase, whose product MHQHRTRLPLLAALTSGVLAAGCLALLPATTTSATAAPAPGPAAGAAAGTRQADFTSAAAEFHVPASVLLALAYEESRWDAHPGRFSTGGGYGPMNLTDVTAKMAGAGGAGAAGRGDIASFTEDPALHTLTTAARLTGASPAALRTDSGANIRGGTALLASYEKTLTGGTPAGPAQWYGAVARYSRAVDRATAGAFAARVYATLRTGASRTADQGQRVAFAGDPALRPSAAQLVRAYPKAPAQPGPSARATECPATVSCRFVAASPSNGQVADRPDDGMSVKYLVIHDTETSYDAAVRLFQTAGGASAHYVMKSSDGSVTQMVPTKDLAFHAGNYWFNMHSIGIEHEGYAAQGATWYTEAQYQETADLVTYLAAKYGIPLDREHIIGHDNVPAPTDGTVAGMHWDPGPYWDWNRFMALLGVPAPSSHGVGAVGTAVTITPSFAANVQTAKICPADDPSGATPACTSRRAPSNFLPVRTAPDPGAPVVADPYVHAGGEGTTGIADWGGTVSAGQQYVVAGTSGNWTAIWYAGKKGWILNSGGANTTPAPGARIVGAKGTGPASVPVYGAAYPDPSAYPAGLTPSTMAPLSRYTIPEGQGYVATGPAAGADDYFASSATVVTGARKFWTIQFNHRVALVDMAAVNSSLSN is encoded by the coding sequence ATGCACCAGCACAGGACAAGACTCCCCCTCCTCGCGGCTCTCACCAGCGGCGTACTCGCCGCGGGCTGCCTTGCGCTCCTCCCCGCGACCACCACCTCCGCCACCGCCGCACCCGCACCCGGTCCTGCGGCGGGCGCCGCCGCCGGGACGCGGCAGGCCGATTTCACGTCCGCGGCGGCGGAGTTCCACGTTCCCGCCTCCGTCCTGCTCGCCCTGGCCTACGAGGAGTCGCGGTGGGACGCGCACCCCGGCCGGTTCAGCACCGGGGGCGGCTACGGCCCCATGAACCTCACCGACGTCACCGCGAAGATGGCGGGCGCGGGCGGCGCGGGAGCCGCGGGACGCGGTGACATCGCCTCGTTCACCGAAGACCCCGCACTGCACACACTGACCACCGCCGCCCGCCTCACCGGCGCGTCACCCGCGGCACTGCGCACCGACAGCGGTGCGAACATCCGCGGTGGGACCGCCCTTCTCGCCTCGTACGAGAAGACCCTCACAGGCGGCACACCCGCCGGCCCCGCACAGTGGTACGGGGCCGTCGCCCGCTACAGCCGGGCCGTCGACCGCGCAACCGCGGGCGCTTTCGCGGCGCGGGTCTACGCCACGCTGCGCACCGGCGCGAGCCGCACCGCGGACCAGGGGCAGCGCGTCGCCTTCGCGGGCGATCCGGCCCTGCGGCCCTCGGCCGCACAACTCGTCAGGGCGTATCCGAAGGCCCCGGCCCAGCCCGGTCCCTCGGCCCGGGCGACCGAGTGCCCGGCCACGGTGAGCTGCCGGTTCGTGGCCGCGTCGCCGTCCAACGGCCAGGTCGCCGACCGGCCCGATGACGGCATGTCCGTCAAGTACCTCGTCATCCACGACACGGAGACGTCGTACGACGCCGCGGTCAGGCTGTTCCAGACGGCGGGCGGCGCCTCGGCGCACTACGTCATGAAGTCCTCGGACGGCTCCGTCACCCAGATGGTGCCCACCAAGGACCTCGCCTTCCACGCGGGCAACTACTGGTTCAACATGCACTCGATCGGTATCGAGCACGAGGGCTACGCCGCCCAGGGCGCCACCTGGTACACCGAGGCGCAGTACCAGGAGACCGCGGACCTCGTGACGTACCTCGCGGCGAAGTACGGCATCCCGCTCGACCGCGAACACATCATCGGCCACGACAACGTACCGGCGCCGACCGACGGCACGGTCGCGGGCATGCACTGGGATCCGGGACCGTACTGGGACTGGAACCGGTTCATGGCCCTGCTCGGCGTCCCGGCGCCCTCCTCCCACGGTGTGGGCGCGGTCGGCACCGCCGTGACGATCACGCCGTCCTTCGCGGCCAACGTCCAGACCGCGAAGATCTGTCCGGCCGACGACCCGTCGGGCGCCACCCCGGCGTGCACCAGCCGGCGCGCACCGTCGAACTTCCTCCCCGTGCGCACCGCGCCCGACCCGGGCGCGCCGGTCGTCGCGGACCCGTACGTCCACGCCGGCGGTGAGGGCACCACGGGCATCGCCGACTGGGGCGGCACGGTCTCCGCGGGCCAGCAGTACGTGGTCGCGGGGACCAGCGGGAACTGGACGGCGATCTGGTACGCGGGCAAGAAGGGCTGGATCCTCAACTCCGGTGGCGCGAACACCACTCCGGCCCCGGGCGCGCGCATCGTCGGGGCGAAGGGCACGGGGCCCGCGAGCGTACCGGTGTACGGCGCGGCCTACCCGGACCCGTCCGCGTACCCCGCGGGCCTCACCCCCTCCACGATGGCCCCGCTCAGCAGGTACACGATCCCCGAGGGACAGGGCTATGTGGCCACGGGGCCCGCGGCGGGGGCGGACGACTACTTCGCCTCCAGCGCCACGGTGGTCACCGGCGCGCGGAAGTTCTGGACCATCCAGTTCAACCACCGTGTCGCCCTCGTCGACATGGCGGCGGTGAACTCCTCGCTCAGCAACTGA
- a CDS encoding chaplin → MRQGTRKGLITFAAAGGVIALGGGVAHADSGAEGSAVGSPGVLSGNNVQVPVHIPVNVCGNTVNVVGLLNPAMGNNCVNASGNGGAHGGSQYGGGHQGGGSHQGGGSQHGGGSQGGTHSGGHQGGGSHQGGGSHAGGGHQGGGSHAGGGSTAGGDTSHSPGVGSGNSVGIPIDIPVNVCGLGVDVVGLLNPLTGQSCENVDTPPAPPAPHHPGTPVTPPAPHTATHRNIPPVPNAPEPRTVPRTVPVAQLAHTGSQGLGIAVPAAAGMLLAGTILYRRSRAAA, encoded by the coding sequence ATGAGACAGGGCACGCGCAAGGGCCTGATCACTTTCGCGGCCGCGGGCGGCGTCATCGCCCTCGGTGGCGGAGTGGCACACGCCGACTCGGGAGCCGAGGGCAGCGCCGTCGGTTCGCCGGGCGTGCTGTCCGGCAACAACGTGCAGGTGCCGGTGCACATCCCGGTCAACGTGTGCGGCAACACCGTGAACGTCGTCGGACTGCTCAACCCGGCGATGGGCAACAACTGCGTCAACGCCTCCGGCAACGGTGGCGCGCACGGCGGCTCCCAGTACGGCGGCGGCCACCAGGGCGGAGGGTCCCACCAGGGCGGCGGGTCCCAGCACGGTGGTGGCTCGCAGGGCGGTACGCACAGCGGCGGTCACCAGGGCGGAGGGTCCCACCAGGGTGGCGGCTCGCACGCGGGTGGCGGTCACCAGGGCGGCGGCTCGCACGCGGGCGGCGGCTCGACGGCCGGCGGCGACACGTCCCACTCCCCGGGCGTCGGTTCGGGCAACAGTGTGGGCATCCCGATCGACATCCCCGTGAACGTCTGCGGCCTCGGTGTCGACGTCGTCGGCCTGCTCAACCCGCTGACCGGCCAGTCGTGCGAAAACGTGGACACACCGCCGGCACCCCCGGCGCCGCACCACCCCGGGACGCCGGTGACCCCGCCCGCCCCGCACACGGCGACCCACCGCAACATCCCGCCGGTGCCGAACGCCCCGGAGCCCCGGACGGTGCCCAGGACCGTGCCGGTCGCGCAGCTCGCGCACACGGGTTCGCAAGGCCTCGGGATCGCGGTCCCGGCGGCGGCGGGCATGCTGCTCGCAGGCACCATCCTCTACCGCCGTTCCCGCGCCGCCGCGTAA
- a CDS encoding M20/M25/M40 family metallo-hydrolase, whose translation MSEPSAERALAGEDEVVDLCRDLIRIDTSNYGDHSGPGERAAAEYVAEKLAEVGLEPQIFESHKGRASTVARIEGEDPSRPALLIHGHTDVVPANADDWTHDPFAGEIADGCLWGRGAIDMKDMDAMTLAVVRDRMRSGRKPPRDIVLAFLADEEAGGTYGARHLVDNHPGLFEGVTEAISEVGGFSFDAREDLRLYLVQTAEKGMHWMKLTVDGTAGHGSMTNTDNAITELCEAVARLGRHQWPVRVTKTVRSFLDELSDALGTPLDPENMEATLAKLGGIAKMVGTTLRNSAAPTMLGAGYKVNVIPGQATAHVDGRFLPGFEDEFLTDLDRVLGPRVRREDVHADKAVETTFDGNLVDAMQIALSAEDPIARAVPYMLSGGTDAKSFDDLGIRGFGFAPLRLPPELDFAGMFHSVDERVPVDGLKFGTRVLDRFIDHC comes from the coding sequence GTGAGCGAGCCGAGCGCGGAGCGGGCCCTGGCGGGCGAGGACGAGGTCGTCGACCTGTGCCGCGACCTGATCAGGATCGACACCAGCAACTACGGCGACCACTCCGGGCCGGGGGAGCGCGCGGCGGCGGAGTACGTGGCGGAGAAACTCGCCGAGGTCGGTCTCGAACCGCAGATCTTCGAGTCCCACAAGGGCCGGGCCTCCACGGTGGCCCGGATCGAGGGTGAGGACCCGTCCCGGCCCGCCCTGCTGATCCACGGCCACACGGACGTGGTCCCGGCGAACGCCGACGACTGGACGCACGATCCGTTCGCCGGGGAGATCGCCGACGGCTGCCTGTGGGGCCGCGGGGCGATCGACATGAAGGACATGGACGCGATGACGCTCGCCGTCGTGCGCGACCGGATGCGCAGCGGCCGCAAGCCCCCGCGCGACATCGTGCTGGCCTTCCTCGCCGACGAGGAGGCGGGCGGCACGTACGGCGCCCGCCACCTGGTGGACAACCACCCGGGCCTGTTCGAGGGCGTCACGGAGGCCATCAGCGAGGTCGGCGGCTTCTCCTTCGACGCGCGCGAGGATCTGCGCCTGTACCTCGTCCAGACGGCCGAGAAGGGCATGCACTGGATGAAGCTGACCGTGGACGGCACGGCCGGCCACGGGTCCATGACCAACACGGACAACGCGATCACCGAGCTCTGCGAGGCCGTGGCCCGCCTCGGCAGGCACCAGTGGCCGGTGCGCGTGACCAAGACCGTGCGGTCCTTCCTGGACGAGTTGTCCGACGCGCTCGGCACCCCCCTCGACCCGGAGAACATGGAGGCCACGCTCGCCAAGCTCGGCGGCATCGCCAAGATGGTCGGGACGACGCTGCGCAACTCGGCGGCGCCGACCATGCTCGGCGCGGGCTACAAGGTCAACGTGATCCCCGGGCAGGCCACCGCGCACGTGGATGGACGCTTCCTGCCGGGCTTCGAGGACGAGTTCCTCACCGACCTCGACCGCGTCCTCGGCCCGCGCGTGCGGCGCGAGGACGTGCACGCGGACAAGGCGGTGGAGACGACGTTCGACGGCAACCTGGTCGACGCCATGCAGATCGCGCTCAGCGCGGAGGACCCGATCGCGCGCGCCGTTCCGTACATGCTCTCCGGCGGTACGGACGCGAAGTCCTTCGACGACCTCGGCATCCGCGGCTTCGGTTTCGCGCCGCTCCGGCTGCCGCCCGAGCTGGACTTCGCCGGGATGTTCCACAGCGTGGACGAGCGGGTCCCGGTCGACGGCCTCAAGTTCGGCACCCGCGTGCTCGACCGCTTCATCGACCACTGCTGA
- a CDS encoding DUF1266 domain-containing protein encodes MDSTRRAAARSFARPWEPATRIERELRAAAGTGDPDAFLRVLAGCDLFLYVPREQADTGGSVRWGTCRDRAGAWCVAVRTAGERLPRRAGTVVQRTSLRSMAELWPDARFGLCVNPGTPTEMTFPARPRHRRRWLKAVRVGGQDPAGPRPVALLTKYDGPRSGLLAQALACGAPLAVRNGVLWNEIGDVYDDYALDGQLLRESWGTTTHAHWQVQMDALLQARNSPGEPEFVLDVRRQLAGADEVRVPLDVWRATCATALADLGAPDGLGPLIQELIGRILRYEARFRADGLLPPEGYVRSAAAYDYGRAVNFARWGLSARLCGGQEARDAILRAGALAGTRHTSWEDFSAGYALGRVLRFDTEEFGEWYENVLEPHRVLTGDPESPWRTLPWD; translated from the coding sequence GTGGACAGTACACGAAGGGCCGCGGCGCGTTCGTTCGCACGGCCGTGGGAGCCCGCGACACGGATCGAACGGGAGCTGAGGGCCGCCGCCGGCACCGGCGACCCGGACGCCTTCCTGCGGGTGCTCGCCGGGTGCGACCTGTTCCTGTACGTGCCGAGGGAGCAGGCGGACACCGGCGGATCGGTCCGCTGGGGCACCTGCAGGGACCGGGCGGGCGCCTGGTGTGTGGCCGTGCGCACGGCGGGCGAGCGGCTGCCCCGGCGCGCGGGGACGGTGGTGCAGCGGACGTCGCTGCGCTCGATGGCGGAGCTGTGGCCCGACGCGCGTTTCGGTCTGTGCGTGAACCCGGGGACGCCGACGGAGATGACCTTCCCGGCCCGGCCCCGGCACCGGCGGCGCTGGCTCAAAGCGGTGCGCGTCGGTGGCCAGGACCCGGCCGGCCCCCGCCCGGTGGCGCTGCTGACGAAGTACGACGGGCCGCGGAGCGGGCTGCTCGCGCAGGCCCTGGCCTGCGGCGCGCCGCTGGCCGTGCGCAACGGCGTGCTGTGGAACGAGATCGGCGACGTGTACGACGACTACGCCCTCGACGGGCAGTTGCTGCGCGAGTCGTGGGGCACGACGACGCACGCGCACTGGCAGGTCCAGATGGACGCGCTGCTCCAGGCGCGCAACAGCCCCGGCGAACCGGAGTTCGTCCTGGACGTGCGACGGCAGCTGGCCGGCGCGGACGAGGTGCGTGTACCCCTCGACGTATGGCGCGCGACCTGCGCGACGGCCCTGGCGGACCTCGGCGCGCCCGACGGCCTCGGCCCGCTCATCCAGGAGCTGATCGGGCGGATCCTGCGCTACGAGGCCCGCTTCCGGGCCGACGGACTGCTGCCGCCCGAGGGGTATGTGCGCAGCGCGGCGGCGTACGACTACGGGCGCGCGGTCAACTTCGCCCGCTGGGGCCTGAGCGCGCGGCTGTGCGGCGGCCAGGAGGCGCGGGACGCGATCCTGCGTGCGGGCGCGCTCGCGGGCACCCGCCACACGTCGTGGGAGGACTTCTCGGCGGGGTACGCGCTGGGGCGGGTACTGCGCTTCGACACCGAGGAGTTCGGCGAGTGGTACGAGAACGTGCTGGAGCCGCACCGGGTGCTGACGGGGGACCCGGAGAGCCCCTGGCGGACCCTGCCGTGGGACTGA
- a CDS encoding ROK family protein has protein sequence MRDGTSADRAAGGPDFVLGVDIGGTKIALATADPAGGILRTARLDTRAWEGAGQAVERALRAAADLRDATPGRLLGVGVAAPGVVHEDHIAYAPNIPGLADIALRSRVAAVLGPAPVGVDNDVKAAGLAEARWGALRGADPGVYLNLGTGLAVALVAGGRVLRGAHGAAGEIGYLLRDRSDRAGVASGRAPLEEHVSGLGLARRAGEVLGGTWTTAELFAATGDRARALVDEALDTLAVQVANVATALDPEVVAVGGGMSAVSDRVLPALARRLAEAVPYPPALVTARFATDAALRGALALAPTGRDEGPA, from the coding sequence GTGAGGGACGGCACGTCGGCGGACCGGGCGGCGGGCGGGCCGGACTTCGTACTCGGCGTCGACATCGGCGGTACGAAGATCGCCCTGGCCACCGCCGACCCGGCGGGCGGCATCCTGCGCACGGCACGCCTCGACACCCGCGCGTGGGAGGGCGCCGGTCAGGCGGTCGAGCGGGCCCTGCGCGCGGCGGCCGACCTGCGCGACGCCACGCCCGGGCGGCTGCTCGGCGTCGGCGTCGCCGCGCCGGGGGTCGTGCACGAGGACCACATCGCGTACGCGCCGAACATCCCGGGCCTCGCGGACATCGCCCTGCGCTCCCGGGTGGCGGCCGTCCTCGGCCCCGCCCCGGTAGGGGTGGACAACGACGTGAAGGCGGCCGGACTGGCCGAGGCGCGCTGGGGCGCGCTGCGCGGCGCCGACCCCGGCGTCTACCTCAACCTCGGCACGGGCCTGGCCGTCGCCCTCGTGGCGGGCGGCCGGGTCCTGCGGGGCGCGCACGGCGCGGCGGGGGAGATCGGCTACCTGCTGCGCGACCGCTCCGACCGGGCGGGCGTGGCCTCGGGCCGCGCACCGCTGGAGGAACACGTCTCGGGCCTCGGCCTCGCCCGCCGCGCGGGCGAGGTGCTCGGGGGGACCTGGACCACGGCGGAGCTGTTCGCGGCCACCGGCGACCGGGCCCGCGCACTGGTCGACGAGGCGCTGGACACGCTCGCGGTCCAGGTCGCCAACGTGGCCACGGCCCTCGACCCGGAGGTCGTCGCCGTCGGCGGCGGCATGAGCGCCGTGTCCGACCGCGTGCTGCCCGCGCTGGCCCGGCGCCTGGCCGAGGCGGTGCCGTACCCGCCCGCGCTGGTCACGGCGCGGTTCGCGACGGACGCCGCGCTGCGCGGCGCGCTGGCCCTGGCGCCGACGGGACGCGACGAGGGCCCCGCCTGA
- a CDS encoding MarR family winged helix-turn-helix transcriptional regulator encodes MTDDVPWLDAEESAAWHALVRAVNALPEALDRQLKHDSGLPHTEYLLMAMLSEAEGRTLTMTRLARRLRFSASRLSRIVSKLEERGRVRRHRDPTNGRVTLATLTDDGFGVLQAAAPGHVRQVRAVLFDQLDRDQVGQLRAIFEAVLAGPQMGLHCPGRPGGPQAG; translated from the coding sequence ATGACCGACGACGTGCCGTGGCTCGACGCGGAGGAGTCCGCCGCCTGGCACGCCCTGGTGCGCGCCGTCAACGCGCTGCCCGAGGCCCTGGACCGGCAGCTCAAGCACGACTCGGGGCTGCCCCACACCGAATACCTGCTGATGGCGATGCTCTCCGAGGCCGAGGGCCGCACACTGACCATGACCCGGCTCGCGCGGCGGCTGCGCTTCTCGGCGAGCCGTCTCTCCCGCATCGTCAGCAAGCTGGAGGAACGCGGCCGGGTCAGGCGCCACCGCGACCCCACCAACGGCCGGGTCACCCTGGCCACGCTCACGGACGACGGCTTCGGGGTCCTTCAGGCCGCGGCGCCCGGCCATGTGCGCCAGGTGCGCGCGGTCCTCTTCGACCAGCTCGACCGGGACCAGGTGGGGCAGCTGCGGGCCATCTTCGAAGCGGTGCTCGCGGGGCCGCAGATGGGCCTGCACTGCCCCGGGCGTCCCGGCGGCCCGCAGGCCGGCTGA
- a CDS encoding APC family permease: MPDTDRKTTTNDIGFVRTIGQFQASAINMSQMVGIGPFITIPAMIIAFGGPQAVIGWMAGAILALADGLIWAELGASMPGAGGSYIYLREAFQYRTGRLMPFLFTWTAMLFIPLIMSTGVAGFVQYLTYLWPSMSPGQGDLIGLAMCVAVVVLLWRRIDSVGRLTSVLWVVMMISVACVIIASFTHFHASDAFTYPAHAFDFGSTKFWLGFASGLTIGIYDYLGYNTTAYMGAEIKRPGRVLPRSIIYAIVGIMCIYLLMQIGTLGVVNWHDMIDPANPASRSVAAVVLEKAWGRTTADVVTVLILITAFASVFAGLLGGSRVPYDAARDKVFFKQFGTLHPKHRFPVLGLVTMGVITALAFLISRHLGNAQTHPPLTVLITFLTTTMVIVQAFAQIAAVTVLRRRQPALRRPYRMWLYPLPSIVALVGWLTVYVFADKNNPGLHPIEGSLGWVLLGGIAFLVWAKVERTWPFGPKEINENFLNAPVDDAVDGEAAGAGADTGGAVRREQA, from the coding sequence ATGCCCGACACCGACCGTAAGACCACGACGAACGACATCGGGTTCGTCCGCACCATCGGCCAATTCCAGGCGAGCGCCATCAACATGAGCCAGATGGTCGGTATCGGGCCGTTCATCACGATTCCCGCGATGATCATCGCCTTCGGCGGGCCGCAGGCCGTCATCGGCTGGATGGCCGGCGCGATCCTCGCCCTGGCGGACGGTCTGATCTGGGCCGAGCTCGGCGCGTCCATGCCGGGCGCGGGCGGCTCGTACATCTATCTGAGGGAGGCGTTCCAGTACCGGACGGGACGGCTGATGCCGTTCCTGTTCACCTGGACGGCCATGCTGTTCATCCCGCTCATCATGTCGACGGGAGTGGCCGGGTTCGTCCAGTACCTGACCTACCTCTGGCCGTCCATGTCTCCGGGCCAGGGCGACCTCATAGGCCTCGCCATGTGCGTCGCGGTGGTGGTGCTGCTGTGGCGGCGCATCGACTCCGTCGGCCGGCTCACCTCGGTGCTCTGGGTCGTCATGATGATCAGCGTGGCCTGCGTGATCATCGCGTCCTTCACGCACTTCCACGCGTCGGACGCCTTCACCTATCCCGCCCACGCGTTCGACTTCGGCTCCACCAAGTTCTGGCTGGGCTTCGCCAGCGGACTGACCATCGGGATCTACGACTACCTCGGCTACAACACCACCGCGTACATGGGCGCGGAGATCAAGCGGCCGGGACGGGTCCTGCCCCGCTCCATCATCTACGCCATCGTCGGCATCATGTGCATCTACCTGCTGATGCAGATCGGCACGCTCGGCGTGGTGAACTGGCACGACATGATCGACCCGGCCAATCCGGCGTCCCGGTCGGTCGCGGCGGTGGTGCTGGAGAAGGCGTGGGGCAGGACCACGGCGGACGTGGTCACGGTGCTGATCCTGATCACCGCCTTCGCCTCGGTCTTCGCCGGCCTCCTCGGCGGCTCCCGGGTGCCCTACGACGCGGCACGCGACAAGGTCTTCTTCAAGCAGTTCGGCACCCTGCACCCGAAGCACCGCTTCCCGGTCCTTGGCCTGGTGACGATGGGCGTGATCACGGCGCTGGCCTTCCTGATCAGCCGGCACCTCGGCAACGCGCAGACCCATCCGCCGCTGACCGTACTGATCACCTTCCTCACCACGACCATGGTGATCGTGCAGGCGTTCGCGCAGATCGCCGCCGTCACCGTGCTGCGCAGGCGGCAGCCCGCCCTGCGGCGCCCGTACCGGATGTGGCTGTACCCGCTGCCCAGCATCGTGGCGTTGGTGGGCTGGCTGACGGTGTATGTGTTCGCGGACAAGAACAACCCGGGGCTGCATCCCATCGAGGGGTCACTGGGCTGGGTGCTGCTCGGCGGCATCGCGTTCCTCGTGTGGGCGAAGGTCGAACGCACCTGGCCCTTCGGCCCGAAGGAGATCAACGAGAACTTCCTGAACGCGCCCGTGGACGACGCCGTGGACGGCGAGGCGGCGGGAGCCGGCGCGGACACCGGGGGAGCCGTCCGACGGGAGCAGGCGTGA
- a CDS encoding winged helix-turn-helix domain-containing protein, with amino-acid sequence MQQPIEILTEDTSDAQPATPRRLRVVTTGEPAQHLVTYVVLAPTHLAPEDLFSPQVVVHPQALGNPPVADSGRARLAPAGGRPAERSPDRPGSAIRVDLEQRTAQVDGRPLDLTYLEFEVLAHFVAHPHLVHSRTQLLELIWGYHYAGDGRTVDVHIARLRRKLGPAHRTAIHTVRRAGYKYVPARPALA; translated from the coding sequence GTGCAGCAGCCCATCGAGATCCTCACCGAGGACACCAGCGACGCGCAGCCCGCCACCCCGCGGCGCCTGCGGGTGGTGACCACGGGCGAACCCGCCCAGCATCTCGTCACGTACGTGGTCCTCGCGCCGACGCATCTCGCGCCCGAGGACCTGTTCTCACCGCAGGTCGTCGTCCACCCGCAGGCTCTCGGGAACCCACCGGTCGCCGACTCCGGGCGGGCGCGCCTCGCCCCGGCCGGGGGCCGGCCGGCGGAGCGCTCCCCGGACCGCCCGGGGTCCGCCATCCGGGTCGACCTCGAACAGCGCACCGCCCAGGTCGACGGGCGGCCGCTGGACCTGACGTACCTGGAGTTCGAGGTGCTCGCCCACTTCGTCGCCCATCCCCATCTGGTGCATTCGCGTACACAGTTGCTCGAACTCATCTGGGGTTACCACTACGCGGGCGACGGAAGGACCGTCGACGTGCACATCGCCCGGCTGCGCAGGAAGCTCGGCCCGGCACACCGGACGGCGATCCACACCGTGCGCCGCGCCGGGTACAAGTACGTGCCCGCGCGGCCCGCTCTCGCGTGA
- a CDS encoding DUF5703 family protein codes for MPEYEFVDVYVPRGVSRTDAARLLTDHAEYGHWELDRLSLHRDGSRRVRLRRRIIRQVRATW; via the coding sequence ATGCCGGAATACGAATTTGTCGACGTGTACGTGCCCCGCGGGGTATCCCGCACGGACGCCGCCCGTCTGCTGACGGACCATGCCGAGTACGGGCACTGGGAACTGGACCGCCTGAGTCTGCACCGGGACGGCAGCCGCAGGGTGCGGCTGCGCCGGCGCATCATCCGACAGGTACGCGCCACCTGGTGA
- a CDS encoding CAP domain-containing protein, with product MAELVPGGNQELPDGALILRVPGPFDVSALVTGDDGRVTGDADFVFFNQPRAPGVEVGSDGAASTVRVDPGRLRPGASRVTLVLSAADPGTPLATLPAPVLSVRAPGTGAPPESGSGRGPGAVSGILVATFRPPPVTRQSVLLLAEVYRRGAVWKLRALGQGYADGLAGIARDFGVDVEDDGASGALPPAPPRPSADEPPRAAPPAPPPARGPAAGVEGYAALVDAERVRSGAAPVALDDRLCAAATRHAAAMAAHGSLTVEAPDGVTLYQRVGEAGFSCLALGEHLVSGPRDAAGFVAYCLSGPGTRAPFHDAAYTHAGIGRAEAGGGAGGVFWTAVWASPFSAEGLARLTAEVVRLTGAERAAAGLGPLAVDPLLTHAAQDHSTGMATRDFYAHTDPDGREPWDRARAAGARHRGIGENIACGQRSAAEVVEGWMNSPGHRANILRPDFTHIGVGYATGGRSGTYWTQLFGMAH from the coding sequence ATGGCCGAGTTGGTCCCCGGGGGAAACCAGGAACTGCCGGACGGCGCGCTGATACTGCGCGTCCCCGGCCCCTTCGACGTGTCCGCGCTGGTCACCGGCGACGACGGCCGGGTCACCGGGGACGCCGACTTCGTCTTCTTCAACCAGCCCCGCGCGCCGGGCGTCGAGGTCGGCTCCGACGGCGCCGCGAGCACGGTCCGCGTCGACCCGGGGCGGCTGCGGCCCGGCGCGAGTCGCGTCACGCTCGTGCTCAGCGCCGCCGACCCCGGCACCCCGCTCGCCACGCTGCCCGCGCCGGTGCTCAGCGTGCGCGCCCCGGGCACCGGCGCGCCCCCGGAATCCGGATCGGGCAGGGGGCCCGGCGCCGTGTCCGGCATCCTCGTCGCGACCTTCCGCCCGCCGCCCGTCACCCGGCAGAGCGTGCTGCTGCTCGCCGAGGTCTACCGTCGGGGCGCCGTCTGGAAGCTCCGGGCCCTCGGCCAGGGGTACGCGGACGGCCTCGCCGGTATCGCCCGCGACTTCGGGGTGGACGTCGAGGACGACGGGGCTTCGGGCGCGCTCCCGCCCGCACCGCCGCGCCCGTCCGCGGACGAACCGCCGCGGGCGGCGCCGCCGGCACCCCCGCCCGCGCGGGGGCCGGCCGCCGGCGTGGAGGGGTACGCCGCGCTCGTGGACGCCGAGCGCGTACGCTCGGGTGCCGCGCCCGTGGCCCTCGACGACCGGCTCTGCGCCGCCGCGACGCGGCACGCCGCCGCCATGGCGGCGCACGGGTCGCTCACCGTCGAGGCACCCGACGGCGTCACCCTCTACCAGCGCGTCGGCGAGGCCGGCTTCTCGTGCCTGGCCCTGGGCGAACACCTCGTGTCCGGCCCGCGCGACGCCGCCGGATTCGTCGCGTACTGCCTGTCCGGGCCGGGCACCCGGGCGCCGTTCCACGACGCCGCGTACACCCACGCCGGCATCGGCCGCGCCGAGGCCGGCGGGGGAGCGGGCGGGGTGTTCTGGACGGCGGTGTGGGCTTCCCCCTTCAGCGCCGAGGGCCTGGCCCGGCTCACCGCCGAGGTCGTCCGCCTGACCGGTGCCGAGCGGGCCGCCGCGGGACTCGGGCCGCTCGCCGTGGACCCGCTGCTGACGCACGCCGCCCAGGACCACAGCACGGGCATGGCCACCCGAGACTTCTACGCCCACACCGACCCGGACGGGCGCGAGCCCTGGGACCGGGCCCGCGCCGCCGGGGCCCGGCACCGGGGCATCGGGGAGAACATCGCCTGCGGCCAGCGTTCGGCCGCCGAGGTGGTGGAGGGCTGGATGAACAGCCCCGGGCACCGCGCCAACATCCTGCGCCCCGACTTCACGCACATCGGCGTCGGCTACGCCACCGGGGGCCGGTCGGGCACGTACTGGACGCAGTTGTTCGGCATGGCGCACTGA
- the chpH gene encoding chaplin ChpH: protein MIKKVVAAAAVTGGLVLAGAGMASADAGAQGAAVQSPGVLSGNVIQVPVHIPVNVCGNTVSVIGLLNPAFGNTCVNA, encoded by the coding sequence ATGATCAAGAAGGTCGTCGCTGCTGCGGCTGTCACCGGTGGTCTGGTGCTCGCGGGCGCCGGTATGGCCTCCGCCGACGCGGGTGCCCAGGGCGCCGCTGTGCAGTCCCCGGGTGTTCTCTCCGGCAACGTCATCCAGGTGCCGGTGCACATCCCGGTGAACGTGTGCGGCAACACGGTCTCTGTGATCGGGCTGCTGAACCCCGCCTTCGGCAACACCTGCGTCAACGCGTGA